GGGCGGGCGCAGGTCGAGCTCGGCCTGGGCCAGGTAGGCGCCGAACCCCCCGCTGGTGCCCACGGGGTCGAGCAGCATGTGCCGGTCGCCGTCGTGGATGTGCACGGCGATGTCGTGGTCGTGCGCGTGCACGACCGTGCCGATGCCGCCCACGTGGTCGACGTGGCCGTGCGTGCTGAGCAGCGCCACCAGCCGCAGCCCGTGGTGCGCCAGCCGGTCGAGGATCGCCTGCGGATCGGGCGGCGCGTCGATGAGCACGCATTCCCCGCCAGGCCCTGACGGCGCCACGATCCAGGCGTTGGTGTCGGCCAGCCAGAGCGGCATCCCTTCGATCAACATGCGGCGAAAGCTATACGGGTGAGCGGGGGAGCCCTACGAGCAACTCCGAGGCATCGACCTCCAACGCTTTGGCCAGTCGAAGGATGTTGAGCAGGCTGACGTTTCGCCGCCCCCGCTCGATCTGGCCTACGTAGGTCCAGTGCAGCTCGCAGCGGTCCGCTAACGCCTCCTGGCTCAGCCCGAGGACGGCGCGGCGCGCTCGAATGCGCCCCCCGAAGGCGACGAGTTCTGGTCGTCCGGCCTGCGGGGATTCGCCCATTGTGGGCAAGCATCGAAATCGAGTGATGACTATGAGCACCAGAGCCGATAGTATCGGGACCTATCATCTTCGAGTTGGCCAACGTCGCCCGGGTCGGTGAGTGGTGGATCGCCCGGACGCAGTGGAGCGACGTGACGGCCCAGGGCGCGTCTCTGGAGCAGGCCGTGGACCGCCTGCGCGAAGCGGCCCTGCTGCGGCAGGCGCCAGTGCCACGGGAACAAGTGGTCGTCGCCGTCGAAGTCGTCGACCGACCGTTCCCGACGGTCGGTGCCTTGCGGGCATCGGGCGCGGAGGTGCAGCGGGTGTTGGAGCGAGCCGGCTTTGTGCTCCAGGGACGAACGCATCGTCACGTGCTCCTCTACGAGGAGCGCACGGGCGCTCGGGTCGTCGTGCCTCTGGAGGTCGAACTGGCCGAACCCACGCTCACCGACATCTTGCGCCGGGCGGCATTGCGCCGCGACGAACTGCGGGCGTTGCTCTAGAAGTCGAGGGCGCTGAGCTCGGGCACGGCCTGCCGGGCTCGTTCGACGGCCTTGCGCCACCGGTCACGGTCGGGGCGCCGCCCAGGCTCGACCGTCTGGCGGGGCGACCACGCCGCGGCGATGTCGTGCTCGCCCGCCCACACGCCGACGGCCATGCCCGCCAGGTAGGCGGCGCCCAGGGTGGTGGCTTCCAGGACGGGGGAGACCTCGACGGGCCGTTGGGTGGCGTCGGCCAGCGCTTGCAGGAACGTCTGGTTGGCGCTCATGCCGCCGTCGACCCGCAGCGTCTCGATCTTCACGTCGCCGTCCGCTTCGGCCGCCTCCACCAAGTCGGCGCCGCGATGGGCGATGCCTTCGAGCACGGCTCGCACGACCTCGGCCCGGCCCGTGCCTCGGGTGAGGCCGAGCAGGGTGCCGCGGGCGCCGAAGTCCCATGTGGGGGTGCCCAGGCCGAGCAAGGCGGGCACGAACCACACGTCGCCGGTGGTGGCGACCGACGCCGCCACCTCGTCGGACTCGGCCGAGCTGGTCAGCAGGCCCATGTCGTCGCGCAGCCACTCCACGCACGAGCCGGCCGACAGCATCACCGCTTCGATGCCCCAGGTGTCGACGCCGCCCTTGCGCCAGGCCACGATGGGAAAGCAGCCCCCCTCGCCCCGGGCCTCGAAGGCCGGGCGCTCGGGGCCGAGGCACACGTCGAGCATGCCGCCGGTGCCGAACGTCACCTTGGCCAGGCCCGGGAGCACGCAGCCCTGGCCGACGAGCGATGCCTGCTGGTCGCCCGCCATGCCCGCGATGGGCGGGGCGCCGGGGAGGGCGTCGGCCGTGCCCACGATGCCGGTCGAGTCGACGATGGCGGGCAGCACCGCCGCCGGGATGCGCAGGGCGTCGAGGATGTGCTCGGCCCACCCGGAGGCGTCGCTGTTCACCAGCCCGGTGACCGCCGCGTTGCTGGCGTCGATGGCATGCACGGTGCCGCCCGACAGCGTCCACGCCACCCAACTGTCGACGGTGCCGAAGCACAGGTCGCGGGTGCGGTCGGGGTCGGCCATGTCGAGCAGCACGGCCAGCTTGGTGGCTGAGGCGTTGGGGGCCAGGCGGATGCCCTGGCCCTGCAGCATCAGGCACATGCCGACGGTGCGCAGGTCCTGCCAGCCGATGCCGGGGCCGACCGGCTCGCCGGTGCCCCGGTCCCAGACGATGGTGGACGCCCGTTGGTTGGCGATGCCGACGGCCTCCACGGTGCCGCCTGCGTCGGCCATCGCCGCAGAGGCGACGTCGAGCACGGCGGCGGCCATCACTGCGGCGTCGAACTGCACGAAGCCAGGCACGGGCGACTCGGGCAGCACCGGGCGCTGGTGGACGTGCTCGACGGCGCCGTCCGGGCGCACGATGCCAGCCCGCACGCTGCTGGTGCCCACGTCGACCACGAGGATGCTCATGGCCGTGCGCTCCTGCGGCCCGCCACGTAGCCGCCCAGGAGGGCGGTCGACACGCAGATCTGCGCCAGCAACAGCAGGCGGATGATGTAGGTCAACGCCACGCCGTCGCCACCGATCAGGCGGCGGCCCAGGCCGTAGACGAACAGCACGGCGAAGGCCATGCCGCCTGCGGCCGCGGCGTGCATCATCGGGGTGCGGCGCTGGCACTTGCCCGCCAGGTAGCCGCCGACGGCAAAGCCGCTCAGCAGGGCGATCGGCGGCAGCAGCCACAGGTTCGACTCTTGGCCGGGCGGGTCGTCGGACTTCAAGATGCTGACGATGACCACCGGCGGCACGGCGATGGCCAGCGTGAGCAACGCCGCTTCGCCTGCGGAGCGGAGGTCGATGCGCTCGGCTACGGCCACGCCGGTGCCCCCCACGGGGACGGCAGGCCGAGCTTGCCCGGGTTGAGGATGCCGTTGGGGTCGAGGGCCTGCTTCATCGAGACGAGCAGGTCGAAGGCGGGGCCGAGGGCGTCGCGCATGAAGCGGCCCCGGTTGAGCCCGACGCCGTGGTGGTGCGACAGGGCACCGCCGTGCGCCAGGACGGTTGTCGTGACCGCGTCCCACGCCTCCCGGTAGAAGGCGTCCTCCCACCCCTCGCCCTCGCGACGGCCCGCCCACGTGAAGTAGACGCAGGCCCCGTCGAGGTAGGAGTGCGACTGGTGGGCGGAGGCGGCCAGCATGCCGTCGACGCCGCGCAGGGCGGCGAGGGCGGCGTCGTAGATGCCCGGCAGCGCACCCCAGCGGGCGGCGATCTCGGTCGTGTCGACCACGATGCCGTGCTTGATGACCGACTGCAGGGCGGAGGTGTCGTTGCGATGGGCCAGCCACTTCGCAACCACTGCGTCGTCGACCGACTCGGCGCTTCGGCACTCGTCGTCGACCACCGCGAAAGTGGCATCCACGACGGCGGCGTCGCCCTCGTCGAGCACGATCAACAGGTGGGTGTCGAGGTCGTAGCCCCGCTTGGTCTCGATGTCGTCGTAGAGGCGGAGGACCGCAGGCGTGGCGCCCCGGCGCAGGATGCGCCGGCAGGCGTCGAGGCCCGCGGCGAACGACGGGAAGGCCCACGCGCCCCGGCGCTCGGCGGGCGGCTTGGGGTGCACGCGCAAGCGCGCTTCGGTGATGACGCCGAGGGTGCCTTCGCTGCCCACGAACAGCTGGTTGAAGTCGGGGCCGACGGCCGAGCGGGGGGCGGTGCCGCCGGTGCGCACCAGCCGCCCGTCGGCGAGCGCCACTTCGAGCCCCACGACCATGTCTTCGATCTTGCCGTAGCGGGTGGAGTACTGGCCCGCGCCGCGACACGCCAGCCACCCGCCCACGGTGGACAGGGCCATCGACTGGGGCCAGTGCCCCAGCGTCACGTCGTGGTCGGCCTGGAGCTCGTCTTCCAAGACGTCGCCGAAGGTGCCCGGGCGCACGTCGAGCAGCAGCGATTCGTCGTCGACGGCGACGATGCCCGACAGGCCGCAGAGGTCGAGGGCGACCCCGCCGTGGACGGGGACGGACGACCCGCACACGCCGCTGCGTCCGGCGGTGGCGGTGACCGGCACACGGGCCTCGTTGCACAGCGCCAGCAGGGCGGCGACTTCGGCGGCCGATGTGGGGCGGGCAACGACGGCGGGCTGGGCGGGCACCTGACCGGCGACGGCCCACACCATGGTGAGCGGCCACCAGTCGCGCCCGTGCTCGATCGTGTCGTCGTCGGTGTCGATGGGGCACACGCCTTGCAGGCGGGCGAGTAGGGCGTCGTCGACCTCGACGCGTTGCGCGGCCAGTCGGACCTCGCGCCCCACCAGGTCGATCGGCGGCGTGGGCGCCCCCCGGCGCGTCTCCATGGCCATGGCCGCAGAGCCTGTCACACGGCGGGTCGGTAGGGTCAGGCCGTGCAACGCGGGGAAGTGCCGAAGGCGAGTCGCACGCGCATCCGGCTCGTCCGATGGGCCTTGGTGGTGGTGGGGCTGGCGCTCAACCTCGGCCTGTCGTTCGGCACCGACCTGTACCGAGGCGACGAAGCCACCCGCGCCGACAAGGCGGCCGCTACTCGGGCGTTGGTGTCGGCGGCCGACCTCGGCGAGGGCTGGGTGACGGAGTCCGGCGAGGATGCAGGCGTCACCGTCGGCCTCACCGAGGGCGAAGCGGAATGCCTCGGGGTCGACTTCGCGGAGCCGGAATTCGAGCGGGGTTCGAGCTTCTTCAGCAAGGGCGACATGACGCTGGCGGCGTGGGTGGCGGTGTGGCCCGACGAGGTCGCCGCCGCGGCAGTTCGCGACGCCATGGCGCGCCCCGACTATCCGCCGTGCCTGGTGGCTCAATTGCAGAGCGAACAGGACGAGGAGAGTTCGGACCGCGCTCGCGTCAGCATGCTTGCCAGCCCCGCATCGCCCGACCCGACAGTCCAGCGCTTCTCCGTCGACTACCGGTGGCCCGACGGGTCGACGCAGACGTCCGAGACGTACCAGGCGTTCAAGGGCCGTTTCCAAGTGGTGGTGCTCGCCTGGGCTCCCGGCGACGTGGACCAGGCGCCGGCCCTCGACCTGGTCAGGAAGATGCTGGCGCGGCTGGGCTGACAGCTTCGGCGGCCGCCGAACGCTCTCGCTCGACCAGTTCAAGGAACGCGGCCACTTCCCGCTCGACGTCGGAAGCCGACCAGCCCGCCTCCGACGCCACCACCCCGGCCACGTCGGCCGCCGCCGCTGCCGTGGCTTCGCGGTCGAGCAGCAGTGCCCGGGTGCGGCGCGACAGCACGTCGGCCAGCGTGTGGGCCATCTCGTAGCGCACGGCGTAGACGGCTTCGGCCCGCAGGTAGGGGAGCCCCGGCACCAGCGGCTCGCCCAACGCCGGGTCGGCCGCCACCATGGCCAGCACCGTGCGGGCTTCGCCGCCGTAACGGCGCACCAGGTGTTCCAAGCGTTCGGCGTCGACGCCCAATCGGGCTGCAGCCTCCGGCGCGGTCAGCCGGTCGGTGCCCTCGGCCCCCAGCAACGGCAGGCGTTTGGTGGGCGAGCGCCGGGCGCCCCGCCCCACCACGCGCACGACTTCGTCGACGGTGTCGGCGGCCATCTTGCGGTAGGTCGTCAGCTTGCCGCCCGTCACCGACACGACGCCGCTGGGCGAGGCCGACACGTTGTGGCGGCGCGACAGGTCGGCGGTGCGTTCGGTGACCGCCGACTTCACCAACGGGCGCAGCCCGGCCCACGTGCTCAGCACGTCGTCTTCGCTCAAAGGCTCGGACGAGAAGGTGTTGAAGGCGTCGAGCAGGTAGCGCACGTCGTCGGCCGTGCAGACGGGGTGGTCGAGCGGCCCGTCGTAGTCGGTGTCGGTGGTGCCCAGGTAGACCCGGTCGCCCCACGGCACCACGAAGATCGAGCGTCGGTCGGCCACCACGGGGATCACCGCGGCGATGTCGCAGCGCACCTTCGACCACGGCACGGTGATGTGCACGCCCTTGGCGGGCCGCAGTGAATCGGGGTGCACGCCGGTGTCGAGGGCCCGCACGTCGTCGGCCCACACGCCCGCGGCGTTGACCACGCACGAGGCCCGCACCTCGGTGCCGTCGGCCAGCACGGCGCCCCGCACCCGGCCGTCGTCGTCCTTGAGGAACGACGCCACCGCTGCGTAGTTGACCGCCACCGCCCCGTGCTCGACCACCGCGGTGCGCAGGATCGTGAGGGTGAGGCGGGCGTCGTCGGCCTGGGCGTCGTAGTAGAGGAAGCCTGCCACCAGGTACTCGCGCTTGAGCACCGGCAGGTGCGACATGGCCTCGTCGACCGAGACCCGCTTGTGGCGCTTGCCGATGCGCAGCCCGCCGGTGATGTCGTAGAGCCACAACGCGGTGGAGTACGTCTTGGCCACCGTCTTCTTCACGATGCCGTCACGCCAGAACAGCGGGATCAGGAACGGCAGCGGCCGCACCAGGTGTGGCGCGTTCTCCAGCAGTCGCTGGCGCTCGGCCAGATTCTCGTAGACCAGGGCGAACTCGCGCTGTTGCAAATAACGCAGGCCCCCGTGCACCAGCTTGGACGACTTCGACGACGTGCCCGAGGCGAAGTCGTCGCGCTCGACCAACGCCACCCGCAGCCCGCGCGCGGCGGCGTCGAGCGCCACCCCCGCCCCCGTGATCCCGCCGCCGACCACGAGCACGTCGAACTCCTCGTCGCGGAGCCGTGCCAGTCCGGCAGACCGGTTCACGGCTCGGTGCTCAACTGGGAGAACGGCGTGCGGAAACCGTCCCGCAACAGCCGTCCCGTGGAACGGCCCTGTCGGAAGAACACATAGGCGCCGAGCACCAAGTACAAGATCCCCACCCCCACTCGCTCGGCAGCATGCCACTGTTCGGGCACGATCGCTCCCAGGAGGAACTGGGCCCAGAAGAGCGAGAACAGGGTCATCGCCTCCTTGGTCGACATCTCCAGGTTCATGAGGATGGCCACGGCGAACACCGACTGCGCGGCGGTGAGGAACAGCTCCTCGCGCTGGGCCGACACGATCGGCAGCCCGTTGGTGGACGACGAGGCGATGGCGAAGGCCACCGGCAAGGTGCCGACCAAGAGGGTCCACTGGTTCACCTTCGACGACACCAAGGTGCCGAGCCCGGCCGAGGTGTTGAGGCGCCAGGCGTACAAGCCCGCCACCAACAACTCGGGCGCCTCGGAAGCCAGCGGCGCCACCCACTGCAGCAACAGGAACTCGCTGATGTCGAACTCCTGGCCGGTGGCCACCAGCGCCTCGGCGAAGTGCTCGGCCACCATGAAGATGACGAAGGCGGCGAAGGCGAACAGGGCCAGCACCGACGTGCGTCGTGGCGCCGTAGGGAACCCGCCGATCCATCGCGCCGGCCCCACCAGGTGCGGCTCCTCGGCGGGCGCCCGGGAGATGCGCCAGGTGTAGGCGGCGAAGATGGCCACCAGCACGGCGGTGTCGACCAGGGTGATCGAGCTCTTCAGCGGCAGGGTCAGCGAGTAGGCGGTGGCCAGCGAGAGGAAGGCCAACTCCACCGAGTGCGACCGCTCCAATTGGATGCCCCGCATGCGTGTGCCCCGGCGGCGGTAGCCCAGCCAGGCCACGAACACCACCATCGTCCACCCCAGGCCGATGAGCAGCCGGTTGGCGCCCGTCATGTTGGCCAACGCCAACGAGCACGACGACTCGACCCCGGCGGCTGTGTCGGCCGCCGACTGGCAGGCCCGGCCGAACTCCTCGAAGGCGTTGCCGCCCTTCAAGGCCAAGGCGAAGTCGACGGCGTACTCGGGCAACACGGCAATGAAGGCCAGCACGGCGATGGCCAACCCGGCCGAGATGTCGAGTTGGGCCACCTCGGCCCCCCACGACAAGAGGAAGGCGGCGCCGATGATGGCCACGCCGAACACCAAGGCCTCGACCGGGTGGGAGAGGTGGGCGTCGCCGAAGCGCACCCACAACCCGGGCAGCGTGGCCAGGATCGCCAGCACCAGCTCGAGCTTCTGGCGGCCGGGGTGCTCGACGTGGAGGTCGTCTGCGGTCGTGGTCACGGCGGGGAATCCTACGCAGGGGGTGCGACAACGAAACCTGGAGGCCCCAGTAATCAACAACCATTGTTGATTACCAATGGTTGTGTGTTAGTGTCACCGCCGCTGTGAAGACCCCCGCAGAGCTGACGGAGCTCTTCCGAGTGCACGGCCTCAAGGTGACGCCGCAGCGGCAGTGCATCTTTCGCTTGCTGCACGGCAACGAGGCCCACCCCACCGCCGAGTCGGTGTACGCCGCCGCCCGGGCGGAGATGCCGACCATCTCGCTCAAGACCGTCTACCAGACGCTCAACGACCTGGCCGAGATGGGCGAGCTGCAGGTCCTCGACCTGGGGACCGGCTCCGGACGTTTCGACCCCAACGTGGGCGCGCATCACCACCTGGTGTGTGAGCGTTGCGGCAAGGTGCGCGACGTCAACGTCGAGTTCCCGGCCGTCAAGGTGCCACGGGGCAAGGAGCAGGGGTTCCGCATCCGGGAGGCCGAGGTCGTCTTCCGCGGCGTGTGCGACGAGTGCCAGTCCGAGACCAACGAGAGCAACAACAAGGAGAGGAAGGCGCATGCCTGACCTGAAGGGCAGCAAGACCGAAGAGAACTTGAAGGAAGCGTTCGCAGGCGAGTCGCAGGCCAACCGGCGGTACCTGTACTTCGCCCAGAAGGCCGACGTGGAGGGCTACCCCGACGTGGCCGCCTTGTTCCGGTCGGTGGCCGAGGGCGAGACGGGCCATGCCTTCGGGCACTTCGACTACCTGGCCGAGGTGGGCGACCCGGTGACCGGCGTGGCCGTCGGCGCCACCGAGGACAACCTCAAGTCGGCCATCGAGGGCGAGACCTACGAGTACACCGAGATGTACCCGGGCTTCGCCCGCACCGCCCGCGAAGAGGGCTTCGACCAGGTGGCCGAGTGGTTCGAGACCCTCGCCCGGGCCGAGAAGTCGCACGCAGGCCGGTTCACCCAGGGCCTCGAGTCCGTCAGCTGAGCCGTTCTTTCGAGTACATGGCGTACGGATTCCGTACGCCATGTACTCGGGACACGACATGACGACAACGTACGACCCCAAGCACCCCGCCTACTACGACGAGCCGGACCTCCGCCACGAGCTGGAGCGGGTCTACGACCTGTGCCACGGCTGTCGCCTCTGCTTCAACCTGTGCCCGTCGTTCCCCACCATGTTCGACGCCATCGACCGCCGCGACGGCGACGTGCCGGCTATGACCAAGGCCGAGCAGGACCAGGTGGTCGACGAGTGCTACCAGTGCAAGATCTGTTACGTGAAGTGCCCCTACATCCCCCCGCACGAGTGGGCACTCGACTTCCCCCGCCTCATGCTCCGGGCCCAAGCAGTGCGCCGTGAGCAGAGCGGGCTCGACCTGACCGACCAGTTCCTCGGCCGCACCGACATGCTGGGCAAGCTGTCGACGGTGGCCGCACCGGTGGTCAACAAGGTCACAGGCACCCCCAACTCACTGCCCCGCCGGGCCATGGAGAAGACGTTCGGCATCGCCGCCGACCGCCTGCTGCCGCCGTACGCCAAGCAGCGCTTCTCCACCTGGTTCAAGAAGCGCAACAAGCCCTTCCTGCGCAAGCGCCAGCGGACCGTGGCCCTGTTCCCCACCTGCCTCGTCGAGTACCAGAACCCCGACGTCGGCAAGGACATGGTCAAGGTCTACGAGCGCAACGGCGTGGCGTGCGAGATGCCCAAGGGCCAGGTGTGCTGCGGCATGCCGTGGCTCGACGGCGGCGACGTGAAGAACTTCGTCAAGCAGGGCGAGACAAACGTCAAGGTGCTGGCCGAGGCTGTGCGCCAGGGCAAGGACATCGTCGTGCCCCAGCCCACGTGCGCCTACGTGCTGAAGAAGGAGTACCCCGACTACGTGGGCGGCGACGACGCCAAGCTGGTGGCCGAGCACACCTACGACGCCAGCGAGTACCTCTGGACACTGCACAAGGGCGAGGGCACTGAGCTCGACACCGACTTCGCAGGCGAGGTGCCCGAGCAGGTCGCCTACCACGTGGCCTGCCACGTGCAGGCCCAGAGCATGGGGCTCAAGAGCCGCGACCTCATGAAGCTGACCGGCACCAAGATCACCCTCGTCAACAAGTGCTCGGGCATCGACGGCACCTGGGGCTACCGGGCCGAGAACTACGAGCTGGCCCGCAAGGTGGCCCAGCCCCTCAAGGACGCCATCGAGAAGGCGGCCGACGCGGGCGTCGAGGTGGTCACCGGCGACTGCCACCTGGCCAACGGCGCCATCACCCAGGAGACGGGCAAGAAGCCGATGCACCCCCTCCAGTTCGTGGCCCGGGCCTACGGCATCCCGTCCGAGGAGAGCGCACAGTGAAGCTGGCTATCGACGACATCGCCGACCTGCGCGCCTACGAACGCCAGCGCGACGAGTACCGCGACCGCATCATCGCCTTGAAGAAGGTGCGCCGGGTCGGCGTCGGCCCCATCGTCACGCTGGTGTTCGAGAACCGGGAGACCGTCCGGTTCCAGGTGCAGGAGATGGCCCGGGCCGAAAAGCTCATCACCGACGAGCAGATCCGCACCGAGCTCGACATCTACAACCCGCTCATCCCCGAGCCCGGCCAACTGTCGGCCACCTTGTTCATCGAGCTCACCTCGAAGCTCGCCATGCTCGACTGGCTGCCCCGCCTGGTGGGCATCGAGCGGTCCCTTGAGCTGCGCCTCGGCGGCGAGGTGGTGCCCAACGTGGTCGACGAAGCCCACGCCCAGCAGCTCACCCGCGAGGAGGTCACCGCCTCGGTCCACTACGTGCGTTTCGAGCTCACGCCTGAGCAGGTGGAGCGCTTCGCTGCCGAACCGGTGGAGCTGGCGGTCAACCACCCCGAGTACCAGCACGCCACCGTCCTGACGCCCGAAACCAGGCAATCCCTGCTCAGCGACCTGCGCGGGAATCTGGACTGAGGTCGCAGGGTTGGGAAAGAATCCGAATACCCCTTCATAACGGCGGGTAGGCAACCGAAGTCGAAGCCTGGCCGTACTCGTTCGAGCCTTCGAGGATGTGATTCACCCCATGAACCTTGCCTGGCGGCAGCGCGCAGCCTGCCGGGGCGTCGATCCGGACATCTTTTACCCGGTCTCCGACGAGGAGGCCGAGGCGGCCAAGGCCATCTGTGCCGAGTGCCCTGTCCGCGAGGCGTGCCTGGAGTATGCGCTGGCCAACCGCGAGCGCGATGGGGTGTGGGGCGGCGCCACCGAGCGTGAGCGCCGGCGCATCGTCCGTCAGCGCCGGAAGTCGGCCTGACGCCCCCACTAGCGTCCGGGGGATGGACTTCGAGCTGTCCCCTGAGCTGGCCGAGCTCCAAGCAACCGTCCGGCGCCTGGCGCAGGACAAGGTCAAGCCTCGCGCCCGGGAGATCGACGAGACCGGCGAGTACCCCCAGGACCTCTTCGAGGTCTTCCGCGACGCGGGCCTGCTCGGCCTGTGCATCCCGGCCGAACAGGGTGGCTCGGGCGCAGGCATCCTCGGGCTGACCATCGCCATCGAAGAGGTGGCCAAATACTCCAACACGGCCGCCCTCATGCTGCTGCTCACCCGGCTGCCCACCGGGCCGGTGATGATCGCGGGCTCCGAGGCCCAGAAGCAGCAGTACCTGCCCGGCATCGCCGACGGATCGCTGCGAGCGGCGTTCGGGCTGTCCGAGCCGCAGGCGGGGTCCGACGTCATGGGCATGCGCACCCGGGCCGAGCCCGACGGCGAGGGCGGCTGGGTGCTCAACGGCGTGAAGTGCTGGATGAGCGGGGTGGTGCAGGCCGACTGGTACACGGTGTTCGTCCGCACCTCGCCCGAACGGCGCCACGACGCGGTGACCGCCTTCATCGTCGAACGCGGCTGGGAGGGCGTGTCGGTGGGCTCGACCGACCGCAAGATGGGCGTGCGCGGCGTCGACACCGGCGAGCTGCTGCTCGAAGACGTCCGGGTGCCCGCCGAGAACGTCATCGGCGAGGTGGGCGGGTTCCGCCTGGCCATGCTCGGGCTCAACTCCATGCGCCCGATCGTGGCGGCCCGGGGCATCGGGCTGGCCGAAGGCGCCCTCATGTACGCCACCGAGTACGCCGAGCAGCGCTCGATGTTCGGCAAGACCGAGGCCGACTTCCAAGGCGTGCAGTGGGAGATCGCCAAGCTGGCCACCGAGATCGAAGCGGCCCGCCTGCTCACCTACCGGGCCGCGGCGCTGGCCGACGCGGGCAGGTTCACCAAGGAGTGGGTGCCCTACCTGTCGATGAGCAAGTACTACGCCACCGAGTTGGCGGTGCGGGCCAGCGGCATGGCTGTGCAGCTGCTCGGCGCCGCGGGCTACATGAAGGACCACATGACCGAGCTCTACTACCGCGACGCCCGCCAGCTCACCATCGTGGAGGGCACGACGCAGGTGCAGCTCGGGCTCATCGCCAAGGGTGTGCTCGACCGCGATCTCTGGTGGGATTGAGCCGTGAACGTGACGTTGGAGGAGCTCGGGGGCTGGCCTGCGGTGCTGGGGCCGTTGACCCGGGGAGAGGACCTGACCTCGGTGCA
The Acidimicrobiales bacterium DNA segment above includes these coding regions:
- a CDS encoding acyl-CoA dehydrogenase family protein; translated protein: MDFELSPELAELQATVRRLAQDKVKPRAREIDETGEYPQDLFEVFRDAGLLGLCIPAEQGGSGAGILGLTIAIEEVAKYSNTAALMLLLTRLPTGPVMIAGSEAQKQQYLPGIADGSLRAAFGLSEPQAGSDVMGMRTRAEPDGEGGWVLNGVKCWMSGVVQADWYTVFVRTSPERRHDAVTAFIVERGWEGVSVGSTDRKMGVRGVDTGELLLEDVRVPAENVIGEVGGFRLAMLGLNSMRPIVAARGIGLAEGALMYATEYAEQRSMFGKTEADFQGVQWEIAKLATEIEAARLLTYRAAALADAGRFTKEWVPYLSMSKYYATELAVRASGMAVQLLGAAGYMKDHMTELYYRDARQLTIVEGTTQVQLGLIAKGVLDRDLWWD